Genomic DNA from Comamonas antarctica:
ATCCAGCGAGAACACCGCGTCGAGGATCACGATCTGCGTCACGACCGCGAAGAAGCTCGAGTAGCCCTTGCCGGCATTCGAGGAGTGGGTCACTCCTTCCATGCGTTCATGCAGTTCGGTGGTGGCCTTGAAGATCAGGAACAGTCCGCCGAGCAGCAGGATCAGGTCGCGTCCCGAGAAGGACAGCGGTCCGAGATTGATCAGTGGCGTGGTGAGCGTGGCGATCCAGGAGATGATCGTCAGCAGGCCCAGGCGCATGAACAGCGCGAGGCTCAGGCCGATGATCCGGGCCTTGTCCCGCTGGTGCGGCGGGAGCTTTTCGGAAAGGATGGCGATGAAGATGAGATTGTCGATGCCCAGGACGATCTCGAGCAGCACCAGGGTCATGAGGCCGACCCAGATGGCGGGGTCGCTGAATAACTCGATCATTGGCGGCCTCCATCGGGAGTGGAAATGGAGGCCGGAATTAACGCATCGTTTGCCGCGGGGGCAGGTTTGTCAGGCATGTTCTTGCAGTTGGCTGAGGACGTTCTCAGAGCCGCATTCTGCAAGAAAGTTCAAGCCGTCTCCAAAATTCGTCCCCACGGCGCGCTGCCCCGGGGCCGGGAATTGCGGCTCAATTGCGGCGCTTGAGCATCCGGTCGATCTTCTGGTCCGTCTTGTACTGGCTCAGCGCATACACGGCCCAGATGGCCGCCGGAATCCAGCCGATCAGCGTGATCTGCAGCACCAGGCACAGCAATCCGGAAAATGGCCGGCCGATGGTGAAGAACACGGAAAAGGGCAGCAGCAGGGCAAGAAGCAGTCGCATGGTGATCCATCAAAGATGAGCCAGCGGTCCTAAGCCGCCGCAGGCCGTACTCAACATATTTCGTCGCGCGCCGTATTTTCAAGATGGCTGGTGTCGGCCCAGCCCACCAGACCCAGGCCCTGCGGGCTCCACAGCAGCCGGTTGATGGCCGCGTTGCCGAGCGCAAAGGTGCGCGGCGCCTGCAGCTCCTGGCCCGTGGCCAGGCGGTACAGCGTGTCGAGCACGCCGCCGTGCGCCGTGAGCACGATCAGCTCGCCCGCGTGGCGTGCGGCCAGCCGCTCGACGGTGGCGCGCACGCGCTCGCGCAGCATGCGCAGCGATTCACCGCCCGGCGGCGTGAATTCGGGGTCGCGCTGGCGCCAGCGCTGCGCGACTTCGGGCAGCTCGGCTTCGAGCTCGGCAAAGGTCCGGCCTTCGTAGATGCCGAAGCTGCGCTCGCGCAAGCCGGGGTCGGCCGCGAGCGGCGCGCCCGTGGCGCGGGCCACGGCCTCGGCGGTCTGGTACGCGCGCTGCAGGTCGCTGCTGTAGATCTGCGCCACGGGCTCATCGACCAGCGCCCGGCCCGCCTGCTCGGCCTGCCACAGGCCCAGTTCGTTGAGCGGAATGTCCTGGTGGCCCTGCAGGCGGGCGCTGGCGTTCCAGGGGGTTTCTCCGTGGCGGATGGCAATGATGCGGGTGGCTTGCATGCGGCGGAACAATCAAGAGGCGGTAACCGGCGATTGTGCGGCAACCGGCTTGGCCGGGCCGCAGAAGGGTTTCGAGCGCCGTGCCCGCCAGGCAAAGGCGGTGCTGCTGCGCATGCACGCGCGGCAGTGGCCGACACAGGGGCGGTGCTTGCATCCTTTGCCGGGGCGCGGGCCGCCGCCAAGATCGCAGGCAGTACCTGTCCCACCTTTAGCCAAGGAGACTGCGATGCTGCGCAAACCACTGCTTTCTTCGCTTCTGGCTGCCGGCCTGCTGGCCGCGGCAGGCGCCCCGGCCGAAACGCTGCGCTGGGCGCGCGCGTCGGATCCCACCTCGCTCGATCCACATGCCTTCAATGTCGGCACCAATTTCGCGCTGCTGCACCAGATGTACGAGACGCTGCTGACGCGCGACGCGCGCGGCCGGCTGGTGCCCGCGCTGGCCACGTCCTGGAACATGACCAGCGACCCCACGGTCTGGGAGTTCAAGCTGCGCCCGGGCGTGAAGTTCCATGACGGTGCAACGCTCGGCGCCAGGGACGTGGTGTTCTCGCTGAACCGTGCCAGGGGCCCGACGGCGCAGGTCAAGTCGCTGCTGTCGTCCATGGTCGAGGCCAGGGCGGTCGACGACCTCACGGTGCAGGTCAAGACCAGCGGTCCGAACCTGATCTTTCCCAACAACCTCACCAACCTGTTCATCATGAACGAGGCCTGGGCCAAGGCCAAGGGCGCCACGGCCACGCAGGATGCGGCCACCAGCATCGAGAACTTCGCCACGCGCAACGCCAACGGCACGGGCCCCTACCGGCTGGTCAGCCGCGAGCAGGATGCGAAGACCGTGATGAAGCTCCACCCCCAATACTGGGGCAAGGGCCAGGCGCTGCTGCAGGTCACCGAGCTGATCTATGTGCCGATCAAGTCGCCGGCCACGCGCATTGCCGCGCTGCTGTCGGGCGAGGTCGACTTCACCCAGGACGTGCCGGCGCAGGACGTGGCGCGCCTCAAGCAGGACCCGCGCCTGCGCATCAACGAAGGGCCGGAGAACCGCTCCATCTTCCTGGGCCTCAATGTCGGCGCCAGGGAACTCAAGTATTCGACGCTCAAGGGCCGCAACCCGCTGGCCAATGCGCGCGTGCGCGAAGCCATCCACCTGGCGATCGACCGCGATGCGATCAGGCGCTCGGTCATGCGCGGGCTGTCGATTCCCTCGGGCATCATCGCGCCGCCGTTCGTGCATGGCTACACCAAGGCCATGGCGGCCTATCCCCAGGTCGACGTGCCGCGCGCGAAGAAGCTGATGGCCGATGCCGGCTATGCCGACGGCTTCGATCTCACGCTGTACTCGACCAATGACCGCTATGTGAACGACGAGGCGATCAGCACCGCCGTCGCCGGTTTCCTGGGCCGCATCGGCATCAAGACCACGGTGGTCGCGCGGCCGATCGCGCAGCACAGCGTGGCCATCAACAACGCCGACGCCGACTTCTACCTGTTCGGCTGGGGCGTGCCGACCTATGACTCGGCCTATATCTTCGACTTCCTGGTCTATACGCGCGGCAAGGACGGGCGCGGGCCGACCAATGCCACGGGCTTCAGCAATGCGCGCGTCGATGCCGACATTGCTTCGCTGGCCGCCGAGGCCGACAAGGCAAAGCGCGACGCGGCCATACAGCGCATCTGGGACGTGGTGCAGAAGGAGCGCTTCTACATTCCGCTGCATGACCAGATGGTGCATTTCGCCTCCATCCGGCGGCTCAACATCCCGGTCCATCCGGAAAACGAGGTGCATTTCAAGGACGTCAAGTTTGAAACCAAGTGACACATCTTGGGTGGGCCGGGCCGCGATGCCCTGACGTTTACCCCCTTGATTGCCGTGATGTGCCACCCCAAGATGGCTGCGGCACAGGATGCGGGCCTGGATCTTGCATCGGTGTGGCGTGCAATGCGGCAGCGGGCGGGAAAGCTGCGCGCTGCTTGGCTTCTTTCACTTTGTTGGGGGGAAATGCGATGCTGCTGAAATTGTTGTCCTCGTCCCTGCTTGCCGCAGGCCTGCTCGCTGCCAGCGGCGCCCAAGCCGAGACCCTGCGCTGGGCGCGTGCCTCCGATCCCACCACGCTCGATCCGCACTCGTTCAACACCGGCACCAATTTCGTGCTCTCGCACCAGATGTACGAGACGCTGGTCACGCGCGACGCCAAAGGCAAGCTCGTGCCCACGCTGGCCACGGCGTGGAAGCTCACCTCCGACCCCACGGTCTGGGAATTCAAGCTGCGTCCCGGCGTCAAATTCCACGATGGCGCGGCGTTCACGGCCAAGGACGTGGTGTTCTCGCTGAACCGTGCCAAGGGCCCCACGGCGCAGGTCAAGTCGCTGCTGGCCTCGATGGTCGAGGCCAAGGCCGTCGACGAGCTCACGGTGCATGTCAAGACCAACGGCCCGAACCTGATCTTCCCCGACAACCTGACCAATCTGTTCATCATGAACGAGGCCTGGGCCAAGGCCAAGGGCGCGGAGACCACGCAGGACCCGGCCAGTTCCACCGAGAATTTCGCCACGCGCAACGCCAACGGCACCGGCCCCTACCAGCTGGTGAGCCGCGAACAGGACGCG
This window encodes:
- a CDS encoding YqaE/Pmp3 family membrane protein; amino-acid sequence: MRLLLALLLPFSVFFTIGRPFSGLLCLVLQITLIGWIPAAIWAVYALSQYKTDQKIDRMLKRRN
- a CDS encoding ABC transporter substrate-binding protein; protein product: MLRKPLLSSLLAAGLLAAAGAPAETLRWARASDPTSLDPHAFNVGTNFALLHQMYETLLTRDARGRLVPALATSWNMTSDPTVWEFKLRPGVKFHDGATLGARDVVFSLNRARGPTAQVKSLLSSMVEARAVDDLTVQVKTSGPNLIFPNNLTNLFIMNEAWAKAKGATATQDAATSIENFATRNANGTGPYRLVSREQDAKTVMKLHPQYWGKGQALLQVTELIYVPIKSPATRIAALLSGEVDFTQDVPAQDVARLKQDPRLRINEGPENRSIFLGLNVGARELKYSTLKGRNPLANARVREAIHLAIDRDAIRRSVMRGLSIPSGIIAPPFVHGYTKAMAAYPQVDVPRAKKLMADAGYADGFDLTLYSTNDRYVNDEAISTAVAGFLGRIGIKTTVVARPIAQHSVAINNADADFYLFGWGVPTYDSAYIFDFLVYTRGKDGRGPTNATGFSNARVDADIASLAAEADKAKRDAAIQRIWDVVQKERFYIPLHDQMVHFASIRRLNIPVHPENEVHFKDVKFETK
- a CDS encoding histidine phosphatase family protein — translated: MQATRIIAIRHGETPWNASARLQGHQDIPLNELGLWQAEQAGRALVDEPVAQIYSSDLQRAYQTAEAVARATGAPLAADPGLRERSFGIYEGRTFAELEAELPEVAQRWRQRDPEFTPPGGESLRMLRERVRATVERLAARHAGELIVLTAHGGVLDTLYRLATGQELQAPRTFALGNAAINRLLWSPQGLGLVGWADTSHLENTARDEIC